In the genome of Rhodothermales bacterium, the window TCGACGAGGCGATCGGCGAACTCGCCGTGGCCGCCGGAGAACTGCACAACCCGAACTGGGGGCTGCTCATGCACGCCGGCAACGACAAAAGCCACTTCGCCCGCCAGCTCGAACACTCGGCCGACATCTACATGTCGCGTGTATCCAACTTCCTCAACTACACCCCCTTCGTCTACCTCCGCTCGTTCCGCGGCAGCCTCCCGCACAGCCCGATGGATCAATCAGACTACTCTTCGCTCGCAAAATGAGCATCACACATCCGGCCTTCTGTACCGGCGGACGCAGAGCCGGCGCCCCATTTTACGATGTACGATCGAGCGATCCCACCCATTCCCAGGCCCGCGCCGCCGTTCCCAGCACCCCCATGTGATCGCTCAGGTTGGATATCACGATCGGAACGGGCTCGCCGACCGGGTAGCGGAAGATGTGCCGGTTGACATGCTGTCGTAGTGGTTCCAGAAACTGATCTGCGGCGAGCGTGGCCCCGCCGCAGAGGATGATGATTTCCGGCGCGTAGACATGCACCGCGCTGACCAGCAGCCAGCCGAGTTGCTCGATCCAGCGGTCGAGTTCGTCCCGGCAGAGCCGGTCGCCCCGCTCGACGGCTTGCATCACGCGCTTGAAGTCGACGCTCGTCGGATCCTTGAAGTAGGCGTCGCTCAGGCTCGACTCGATGCCGCGCTGGAGCGCGTTGCGGACGGACATCGCCAGCGCGGTGGCCGAACACAGCATCTCGGCCGTGCCCCGGGCCCCGGTGATGCACAGGTGGCCCTGGTTGGATTGCTGCACGATGTGGGACATCTGCGTCCCGAACTGGAGGTGCGGATCCCGCAGGATTTTCCCGTCGAGCCGGACGCCCGAACCGACACCCGTCCCGATGGTGATCGTCATTGCCCAGGCGTGATCCTTCGCGGCGCCATAGGTCGCCTCGGCATACATCGAGATGCGTCCGTCGTTGTCGGCGATGACCGGCACGCCGGCGGCGTCCTCGAGCAATTCGACGATCGGGAATCCCTCCAGCCCCTTCACCTTACCCGGTAGAAAGACAACCCCCTTGCGCGGGTCGACGGCGCCGGAAAACGCCAGTCCGATCGCCTTCGGCTGCTCCCCCATCGCCCCCGCGATGCGCTTGATCTCGTCGCGATAGGCTTTCAGGAGCTTCTTCGGCACCATGCCGTACCCGGATGGCATCACGCCGGCCGCCCGGATGCGTCCCGCACGCGTCACCGCGCCGCTCTTGAGCCGCGTGCCGCCGAGATCGAAGCCGATGACGTAATCGGAGGGGTTCAAGGTTTGAGGTTCGAGGTTTAAGGGGGATGATACGGGCAGGGGGATGCCTTTTGAACCGCCCTCGCGCTAGCGATACAGGTGGGCGAGGCTCTTCCGGTATCCTTCGTAAAACCGCTCGAGCTGTTCTTCGGCGGGGTCGTTGCCGATGAACTGGTGGCTGGGGAGCAGTTCGGGCTTGATGCCGCGGGCGAGCAGCTTTTCGGCTGTCTCGACGCGGAGCATGTTCATGATCATCCCGCCGGTAACGGTGGACGTCGGGCCGGTGCGCCATTCGAGGCCTTCGAGCTCCAGGATGCAATCGCCGGGCG includes:
- a CDS encoding ROK family protein, giving the protein MNPSDYVIGFDLGGTRLKSGAVTRAGRIRAAGVMPSGYGMVPKKLLKAYRDEIKRIAGAMGEQPKAIGLAFSGAVDPRKGVVFLPGKVKGLEGFPIVELLEDAAGVPVIADNDGRISMYAEATYGAAKDHAWAMTITIGTGVGSGVRLDGKILRDPHLQFGTQMSHIVQQSNQGHLCITGARGTAEMLCSATALAMSVRNALQRGIESSLSDAYFKDPTSVDFKRVMQAVERGDRLCRDELDRWIEQLGWLLVSAVHVYAPEIIILCGGATLAADQFLEPLRQHVNRHIFRYPVGEPVPIVISNLSDHMGVLGTAARAWEWVGSLDRTS